ATAGCTTCATGAAGTAGTAATTCAACTTCTGTTTTGCTAGAGTGGCCACTAGCAACAGGGATACCATTTTCACCAGCAAATTTTAAAATGTCGATTACATTTGACTTTAGTTTTTCATTTATTGAAATTTGATTTCTAGGATAATCAAAATCTAAAGCAGAATGAAATTTTTTTTGCTTTATAGAAGGAGAAACATAACCAGTTAAAGTTGGCATCCAAATAATGAATGGTTTCTGGCTTATGATAAATTGGGATACAACAGGTGGTAATTTCAATCCTCCTTGAAACTCATTCAAAACAATGGAACCGAATATTCGTTTGGAATTAAGTGTTAGTGGAACTGTTGAATTAGTATGACTTTTAAAAACAGCAAAGCTATCAGATTCAATTAGTTCTTTTTCTAGAGAATCAACGGTATATCTTCTTTGATATAAATCAGGTGCTGCATGGGTATGCAAATCAAAAAATTTCATCCTTATCCTCCCAAGCATGGCTGTAATTAAATGTCTCTCGGGCAATATCCAATCTTTCTCCTTTTTTAATCATATTACGTATTTTCTTTTCTTTAGCTACTACTATTTTTGCCATTTGGATGACTTGGTCGACATGTTCTTGAGGAATTACTACGATACCATTTTCATCGCCTCGAATATAGTCACCGAACTTTATATGTACTTCTCCTATCTTCACGGCTACTTTACTTGCCGACATTACAGTTCTTCCTTTTCCAGACTGCATGAATACTCCCTTTGAAAACATTTTATAACTACAATCTCTGATGTGCCTTATATCTCTACAAAGTCCATCAATTACGGTTCCTGGGATCCCCTTTTTAATAGCAACATCTGTAAGTATATCTCCCCAAACAGTACAATCCATTCTTCCATTGTTAGCCAATACCGGTATGTATCCTTCAGGTATGTCATCGATAAAATTCGCTGCATTCTTTTGTTTCTTTTCTGATTCAGTAGGCTCAAT
This region of Streptococcus thermophilus genomic DNA includes:
- a CDS encoding DUF6282 family protein yields the protein MKFFDLHTHAAPDLYQRRYTVDSLEKELIESDSFAVFKSHTNSTVPLTLNSKRIFGSIVLNEFQGGLKLPPVVSQFIISQKPFIIWMPTLTGYVSPSIKQKKFHSALDFDYPRNQISINEKLKSNVIDILKFAGENGIPVASGHSSKTEVELLLHEAMKFNVRLIVTHPFYKLTNFSVEELYRMSKRYPNIYFECNILMNFINKGTIKRDIELIDAVGQDRVFIASDLGQTNRMTVSDGYDYYFNKLTSYSNFSQNICNDIFYFTPKKILFGEKNLIWNL
- a CDS encoding RraA family protein, whose protein sequence is MEIHDKLKDLKTLDTAAISDALDSLNINGGLTGITPQTEKCNLVGQAYTIQYIEPTESEKKQKNAANFIDDIPEGYIPVLANNGRMDCTVWGDILTDVAIKKGIPGTVIDGLCRDIRHIRDCSYKMFSKGVFMQSGKGRTVMSASKVAVKIGEVHIKFGDYIRGDENGIVVIPQEHVDQVIQMAKIVVAKEKKIRNMIKKGERLDIARETFNYSHAWEDKDEIF